In one Dama dama isolate Ldn47 chromosome 5, ASM3311817v1, whole genome shotgun sequence genomic region, the following are encoded:
- the LOC133056017 gene encoding diphthamide biosynthesis protein 3-like translates to MAVFHDEVEIKDFRYVKNSEMYFYPCPSGNKFCITQDQFTCRETVPASSTNNELVKC, encoded by the exons ATGGCAGTGtttcacgatgaggtggagatcaAGGACTTCCGATATGTAAAGAACTCAGAGATGTACTTCTACCCCTGCCCAAGCGGGAATAAATTCTGCATCACCCAGGA tcaGTTTACTTGTAGAGAGACAGTCCCAGCCTCTTCCACCAATAATGAACTAGTTAAATGCTAA